One Rhododendron vialii isolate Sample 1 chromosome 2a, ASM3025357v1 genomic region harbors:
- the LOC131314747 gene encoding brassinosteroid-responsive RING protein 1-like, with protein sequence MGYPYGSTEFRLPNLLLHTLLLPGLIGHLISSLFHPLGLSHYLLNPQTPSSPARPNSLSDLNPRSLSRFQDLLLPVMKFSDLVADHPLPLPPEDCAVCLCAFDGSDEVQRLTNCLHIFHRSCLDPWMDEELFIAPGASSHDLLSSFSTTHCGRPRICPLCRAPLVPS encoded by the coding sequence ATGGGTTACCCCTATGGTTCCACGGAGTTCCGCCTCCCAAACCTACTCCTCCACACCCTCCTCCTCCCGGGTCTCATCGGCCACCTCATCTCCTCCCTCTTCCACCCTCTCGGTCTTTCCCATTACCTCCTCAACCCACAAACCCCTTCTTCACCCGCCCGACCCAACTCCCTCTCGGATCTGAACCCCCGTTCCCTATCCCGGTTCCAAGACCTACTACTCCCTGTGATGAAGTTCTCGGACCTGGTGGCGGACCACCCCCTGCCGCTGCCGCCGGAGGACTGCGCCGTGTGCCTGTGCGCTTTCGACGGTAGCGACGAGGTCCAGCGGCTGACGAATTGCCTGCACATTTTCCACCGGAGCTGTCTTGACCCGTGGATGGACGAAGAATTGTTCATTGCTCCTGGAGCATCATCACATGATTTACTCAGTTCATTTTCTACCACACATTGTGGTCGGCCCAGGATTTGTCCCCTTTGTCGGGCTCCACTTGTGCCCAGCTAG
- the LOC131317591 gene encoding uncharacterized protein LOC131317591, with protein sequence MAKETSSEVVGEIFQLRWAIWKARNLFVFNSKSPSPEEVIDQAKRANADYLKAIYDGLSSGTFPLPTNVRDVRWEPPPPSYVKFNVDGAFKPSCSLAAFGIIARDCVAIETWALRIACVTAMEQGFSDVIFETDCKNLVRYVSNPESECPWQIETIIGDIRKWAIFTTSRVNLKILASSLEDKVLGFPIIGGH encoded by the exons ATGGCGAAGGAAACTAGCTCTGAGGTGGTGGGTGAAATTTTCCAGCTTCGTTGGGCCATCTGGAAAGCACGCAATCTGTTCGTGTTCAATAGTAAGTCTCCTAGTCCTGAAGAAGTGATCGATCAAGCTAAGAGGGCTAATGCTGACTACTTGAAAGCAATTTATGATGGGCTTTCTTCTGGTACTTTTCCTTTACCAACAAATGTTCGTGATGTAAGGTGGGAACCTCCTCCACCATCTTATGTCAAGTTCAATGTTGATGGAGCCTTCAAACCCTCCTGCAGCTTGGCTGCCTTTGGCATTATTGCTAGAGATTGTG TGGCTATAGAAACATGGGCGTTGAGAATTGCTTGTGTTACGGCGATGGAGCAGGGTTTTTCTGATGTGATCTTTGAGACAGACTGCAAAAACCTTGTTCGATATGTATCTAACCCCGAATCTGAGTGCCCTTGGCAGATTGAGACAATCATCGGTGATATAAGAAAATGGGCTATCT tcACTACTTCAAGAGTAAATCTAAAGATTCTTGCAAGTTCTTTGGAGGATAAAGTATTGGGCTTCCCAATTATTGGGGGCCATTGA
- the LOC131317590 gene encoding protein FAR-RED IMPAIRED RESPONSE 1-like, with translation MKKIKIKLRILKWVWNVNSVDEMYGYYSKYARQSGFVVFRRNLKRGANGEFKCVTLACTRSGKPRIRTSNPVKLRPQTKMECKAAVNAVLCSNGSWMLSSFVLDHNHEMSPSKSRFFKSNNRVLNQYVKRRLEINDAAGIRMNKNFGSLLSEAGGEHEKLPYSEKDCWNRVEKIRRLRLGEGDASAMLKYFQKMQAHNSNFFYSIDLNEEGRLRNVFWADARSRATFKEFSDVVTFDTTYLVNRYDMSFAPFVGVNHHGQSTLLGCALISKEDTKTFTWLFNCWLTCMSECAPPTIITDQDKAMKKAIEIVFPNTRHWCCIWHILNKILEKLKGYNEYEDISIHMLEVVYDSWTKEEFEENWGHFIEMYKLENNEWLLGLFDEREQWVPVFVNDIFWAGMSSTQRSEGMNSFFDSYINSKTTLQQFVEQYENALAKRVEKENEADSSSLNSYIPCFTQYELEEQFQRAYTLAKFKEVQNELVEMIHCNLNLSKAGDGFSEYEVREDVLCGKKKKRVIFKVCFKDNGSEVNCNCRLFESRGILCKHCIMVFLEKGIDRLPEKYILKR, from the coding sequence ATGAAGAAGATAAAGATAAAGTTGAGGATCCTAAAGTGGGTATGGAATGTTAATTCAGTTGATGAGATGTATGGATATTACTCGAAATATGCCAGACAAAGTGGTTTTGTAGTGTTCAGAAGGAACTTGAAAAGAGGGGCTAATGGGGAGTTTAAGTGCGTAACACTTGCGTGTACCCGTTCTGGAAAGCCAAGGATAAGGACTAGCAATCCTGTGAAGCTCCGACCGCAAACAAAAATGGAATGCAAAGCTGCAGTTAATGCAGTCCTTTGCTCCAATGGAAGTTGGATGTTGAGTTCTTTTGTACTCGACCATAACCATGAGATGAGTCCAAGTAAATCTCGTTTTTTCAAATCCAATAATAGGGTCCTTAACCAATATGTGAAAAGGAGGCTTGAAATAAACGATGCGGCTGGGATAAGAATGAACAAGAATTTTGGTTCTCTTTTGTCAGAGGCAGGAGGGGAACATGAGAAGCTGCCATACTCAGAGAAGGATTGTTGGAATCGTGTTGAAAAGATCCGCCGTTTGCGTCTTGGAGAAGGAGATGCAAGTGCAATGTTGAAGTACTTTCAGAAAATGCAAGCTCATAATTCTAACTTTTTTTACTCAATAGACTTGAATGAAGAGGGTCGATTGCGGAACGTATTCTGGGCCGATGCAAGAAGTAGAGCCACATTCAAAGAGTTTAGTGATGTGGTTACTTTTGACACTACCTACTTGGTGAATAGATATGATATGTCTTTTGCTCCTTTCGTCGGGGTAAATCACCACGGACAATCTACATTGTTAGGTTGTGCACTCATCTCCAAGGAAGACACAAAGACGTTTACATGGCTATTCAACTGTTGGCTTACGTGTATGTCTGAATGCGCTCCTCCTACAATAATTACAGATCAAGACAAAGCAATGAAGAAGGCTATAGAGATTGTTTTCCCTAATACACGCCATTGGTGTTGTATATGGCATATCTTGAACAAGAttcttgaaaaattgaaagggtACAATGAATATGAAGACATCTCGATTCATATGCTAGAAGTAGTGTATGATTCATGGACGaaagaagaatttgaagaaaattGGGGACATTTCATTGAGATGTACAAACTCGAAAACAATGAATGGTTACTTGGCTTGTTTGATGAGAGGGAACAATGGGTGCCTGTATTCGTAAATGATATATTTTGGGCAGGAATGTCAAGTACACAACGGAGTGAAGGTATGAATTCATTCTTTGATAGTTATATCAACTCAAAGACTACCTTACAACAATTTGTGGAGCAATATGAAAATGCTTTGGCAAAAAGGgtggagaaagaaaatgaggCAGATTCTAGTTCATTGAACTCCTACATCCCATGCTTCACTCAATATGAGTTGGAGGAACAATTTCAAAGGGCTTACACTCTTGCCAAATTTAAGGAGGTCCAAAATGAGTTGGTTGAGATGATTCACTGCAACTTGAATTTAAGTAAGGCAGGTGATGGTTTTTCCGAATATGAAGTACGGGAGGATGTGTTGtgtggaaaaaagaaaaagcggGTAATTTTCAAAGTTTGTTTTAAGGATAATGGTAGTGAAGTTAACTGTAATTGTCGTTTGTTCGAGTCTCGGGGTATACTGTGCAAGCATTGTATTATGGTGTTTCTGGAAAAGGGGATTGATCGGTTACCTGAAAAGTatattttgaaaagatga
- the LOC131314756 gene encoding brassinosteroid-responsive RING protein 1-like — MGYPFGSTEFRLPNLLLPGLIRHLISSLFHSLGLSHYDPRTSSPARPDPLPDPNPRSLSRFEDLLLPMMKFSDLAEDHPPPPEDCAVCLCAFSCCDKVRRLPNCRHVFHQSCLDPWMDEDLFVAPGSPSLLSSFSTTHRGRPRTCPLCRAPIVPG; from the coding sequence ATGGGGTACCCCTTTGGTTCCACGGAGTTCCGCCTCCCAAACCTCCTCCTCCCGGGTCTCATCCGCCACCTCATCTCCTCCCTCTTCCACTCTCTCGGCCTTTCCCATTACGACCCACGAACCTCTTCACCCGCCCGACCCGACCCCCTCCCGGATCCGAACCCCCGTTCCCTATCCCGGTTCGAAGACCTACTACTCCCTATGATGAAGTTCTCGGACCTGGCGGAGGACCACCCCCCACCGCCTGAGGACTGCGCTGTGTGCCTGTGCGCTTTCAGCTGCTGCGACAAGGTCCGGCGGCTGCCAAATTGCCGGCACGTTTTCCACCAGAGCTGTCTTGACCCGTGGATGGACGAAGATTTATTCGTTGCTCCTGGGTCACCGTCTTTACTGAGTTCCTTTTCTACCACACATCGTGGTCGGCCCAGGACTTGCCCTCTCTGTCGGGCTCCAATTGTACCCGGCTAG